CCCGCCATCCCCAAGGCTGTCGAAGTACACCTCGTGCAGGATCATGGAGTTCGTGGCGATCAGCTCTTCACGCTTGAGGCCGTTGAGCACGAACCCCGCAGCCGTGGTCACATCGAGCGCCGCAAACGCCGCCGCGATGGCATTCAGGCGCTTCACGGCGCCGCCGTAGTTGTTCTCGTAGTGGCTGGCGATCAGCTTCTCCGACAAGCCGGACAGCTTGGTCGGATCGCATGCCAGCGGCTTCATTTGGGTAGTCATGGTCGTCTCGCCCGATTCAGTGGTGGAGCAGTGGATACACCGCCAGGCCGATCAACGCGGCGCCGGCCACGATCACCGGCTCCGTCAGCTTCTTGAACTTGAGCAGCAGCGCGACCGTCACCAGCGCCAGCAACACCGTCGGCACATCGACGATGGAGCGCTTGGCCAGCACGATCACCGCGCCGGTAATGGCACCCACGGCGGCGGCTGTGACACCGTCGACAAACGCCAGGATGGCGGGCAGCTTGCCGTACTTCTTGAAGTACGGCGCCGGCAGGATGGTGAACAGGTAGCACGGCAAGAACGTGCCAGCCGCTGCTACGCAAGCGCCGGGCAGGCCCGCGATCAGGTAGCCGATGAAGCCCACCGTGATGACCACCGGCCCCGGCGTGATCATTGCCACGGCCACCGCATCGACGAACTGTTTATCGTTGAGCCAGTGGTGTTCGGTGACCACGCCGCCATAGAGGAATGGCACGATGGCCAGGCCCGAGCCAAACACGAAGGCGCCCGCTTTGGCAAAGAACACGCCGATCTGCGACAGCAGCGGCCAGTCGATTGAGCTGAAGATGCCGCTGGCCGCCGGCAGCGGTGTCGCGGCCAGCGCATTCACCTTGCCCTGACGTACCCACTTGGGCGGTGCGCGCCAGAACCAGACGAGCACACCGCCGGCCAGGAACAGCCAGGCCACTTCCGATTCCGTGATGACGGTGACGGCCGCCAGCACCAGGTAGACCGCCCACAGCAGCTTGTCCTTGCCAACGCTCTTGGTCGTCAGCTTGTAAGCGCTGATGGCGATGATGCCGATCACGGCCGCACCGACCCCGTAGAACACCGACTGCATCCAGGTCAGGCCGCCGAAGCGCACATAAGCCCACCCCAGCGCCACCACCATCAGGAACGACGGCAGCACGAAGGCGATGCCGATCAGCGTTGCCCCGAGGATGCGGTAATGCACATAGCCGAGGTAAATCGCCAATTGCGCGGCCAATGGGCCGGGTGCCAACTGTGCAAGCGCGAGGCCTTCCTTGTAGTCAGCCTCGGTGATCCATTGCTTCGCGTCCACCAAGTCGCGGCGCATATAGCCGGCCAGCGCCACGGGGCCGCCGAAGCCCAGGGTGCCGAGCCGCACAAAATACAGCACCAGTTGCCAGAGCGTGTAGGACGGGCGTTCGTGGTGAGGCTGCGGTGGCGTGGGCGCGGTGGATGGGGTCGTGTTCATCATGGTTGTGCAGTGAAGTCAGCTTGGTTTGCGGCTGCCGGAGAAGTGGGCATAGAGGGAATCGAGCACACTGCCGATCTCTGTCAGCAGCGCGTCGTCATCGGCCAGTCGTTTGCGAGCGCCGGCCAGGATGGCTTCGAAGCCGCCAGCTTCCGGCACGGTGGTGCCGCCCACGTCCAGCGCGTGCACGACCGCGCCGAGCCGGGCGAGCCCGTGATTGCCGTCCAGGCCGAAGCTGGCGAGCAGCACCTCGAACGACACCCGGTCGCCGACGTGCGTGAAGGTCGCACCGTCAAAGTCGAAGCCCAGCGCATCTGCCGGGCAATCGGCGGGGCTCTCCAGCCAGAGAAAGCGCGCGTGCGGATCGATGAAGCGCTGGATCAGCCAGGCGCTGGCAACGCGATCGACCCACAGATGCTGGCGTGTGGCCCACATACGGCCCTGATACTGCGCAGGGTCGCGGCGCGGGATGCTGCCGGCGGCCGCATGCGGCTCACCCGGCGATTGAACGGCAGTGACGGCGCCCGCAAAGTCCCGCCACTGCGCCTGCGCACGGATCGACGCCTCGTTGGGGAAGAAGTCGATCTTGCGGATGGCCTCATAGGTGCGGGCGTGCCGACGGTGCAGGCGGTTGAGTTCCGCCGCGGCCAGGCCGGGGAGCGTCTTGCGGGCATCCGACAGCTCGGCCAACCAGTCCGTGTAATCAGGGGTGCGGTCGAATAGGGCCTGATAGATCGCCGCCTCATCCGGCCCTGGGGCCTGGACGTGCAGCAGCCAGGCTTGGCCGTTTTCCCGTACGACTTCGTCGGCCAACTCGCGCAACTGGGGGGCTTGTTCCGCGTGGGCAGGCAATAAGTAGGCGCCGTCGCGCAGGGCGGCACAGCCCAGCGCCTTGAGCGCGCGCCAGACGCGCATGCGCGCGGTTGCGCTCGCGGTTGGCAGGCTGACGATCAGCAGGAGCCAGGAATCGAGAGGGGCAGTCATGACGGCAGCTTAGATTGCCGTATGCGACGCTGCAATGATGTAGAGATCGCTACATCAATACGGCTGCCCCCCGTTATGGCTGCGCTTCGAGTACCCCCTGGTCACCCGACTCGCGGCGGGCCTGCCGCCGCAACACCAGCCCGCAGAGCGCGGGTAGCACGAACAGTGTCAGGACGGTGGCGGTGACCAGGCCGCCGATCACCACCGTCGCCAGCGGCTTCTGCACCTCGGCGCCGGTACCCGTCGCAATCGCCATCGGCACGAAGCCGAGCGAGGCAACCAGCGCCGTCATCAGCACAGGCCGCACCCGTTCCATGGCCCCTTCGACGACTGCCGCATCGGGCGCCATGCCATCTTTCAGGCGCTTGCGGATGGCCGAGATGAGCACGAGCCCGTTGAGCACCGCCACCCCCGACACGGCAATGAACCCGACGGCAGCGGAGATCGAGAACGGCATGCCGCGCAGCAGCAGCGCAAACACGCCGCCGGCGAGCGCGAGCGGCACGGCGGTCAATACCGTCGCCGTCAGCATGGCGCTGCCGATCGCCAGATAGAGCGTGGCCGCGATCAGGATGAAGCACGCCGGCACGATGATCGCCAGGCGCTTCGTCGCCGCCTGGAGATTCTGGAACTGCCCGCCCCATTCGATCCACGAGCCGGTCGGCAGCTTGACCTCGTTGGCGATGCGCTTGGCAGCATCGTCGACGAAGCTGCCCAGGTCGCGCTCGCCCACGTTGGCCTCCACGTAGATGCGCCGCTTGCCGTTGTCGCGGCTCACTTCGTTCAGACCTTGGGTGAAGCGGAATTGCACCAACTGACGCAGCGGTACCGATGCGCGTGGTTGGCCATCAGCCTGTGGCAGCATGACCGGCAGCGCGCCAAGCACATCGAGGTTGTCGCGTTGCTCGCGGGCCAAGCGGACCACGATATCGAAGCGCCGGTCGCCATCGAACACCTGACCGGCCGCCTTGCCGGCCAGTGCGGTCGACAGCGTGTCGGCCACTTCCTTGACGGTCAGGCCGTAGCGGGCAATCGCGGCCCGGTCGAACACGATGTCGAAGGTCGGGAAGCCGCCGGTAAGCGGCACACGTACGTCGGCCGCACCCGGCGTCTTGCGCAGCACCGCCGCAACGCGCTGGGCCGTGGCCGCGAGCTCATCCAGATCCTCACCGTAGATCTTCACAGCCACGTCGCTGCGCACGCCACCGATCAGCTCGTTGAAGCGCATCTCGATCGGCTGTGTCACGTCGTAGTTGTTGCCGACCATCGCGGCGGTCTTCTGGCGGATGCGCTCGATCACCTGTTCCTTGGTGGTCACCCCCGCCGGCCATTCGTCCTTAGGCTTCAGGATGATGTAGTTGTCGGACGCGTTGGGCGGCATCGGGTCTGCCGCCAGGCTGGCGGTACCGGCCTTCGAGTAGACCGTCTTCACTTCCGGCAGCGTCATCACCGCCCGCTCCAGCGGCAAGTCGATGGCCACCGACTGGTCGATCGACGTCGACGGAATGCGCACGGACGAGAGGTTCAGGTTCTGTTCGTCCAACGTCGGCATGAACTCGCGGCCGACGAAGGCAAAGGCCACGGCGGCCAGCGCGAGCGTAAGCGCACCCGCCCCAAGAAAAGGCAGCGGACGCCTTACCGCTGCTTGCAGCCACGGGCGATACCGCTGCTTGGTGGCCGCGATCACCCGCACTTCCTTCTCTGCGACCTGTTTGCGCATCAGCACCGCGATCATGGCCGGCACGAAGGTCAGCGACAGCACGAAGGCTGACGCCAGCGCCAGCATCAGTGTGATGACCATCGGCGAGAACATCTTGCCCTCGACGCCCTGGAAGGTCAGGCACGGCAGGAAAACCAGGAAGATGACGAGCTGGCCATAGACCGTGGGGCGGACCATCTCGCGCGACGACAGCACCACTTCGTCCAGCCGTTCGCGCAGCGTCAGCAGGCGGCCCTCCCGGTGCTGGCGTTCGGCCAGCCGGCGCAGTGTGTTCTCGACGATGATGACGGCACCGTCGATGATGAGGCCAAAGTCCAGTGCGCCCAGGCTCATCAGGTTGCCGGAAATGCCCAGCGCGTTCATACCGATTGCGCTGATCAGCAGCGACAGCGGAATGACCAGCGCCGCGATGGTCGCCGCCCGCACGTTGCCCAGCAGCAGGAACAGGATCACCACCACCAGCAACGCGCCTTCGGTCAGATTTTTCGCCACGGTTTCGATGGTGGCCACAACCAGTTGCGAGCGGTCCAGCGTCGGCACGATCACCACGCCCGGCGGCATCGTCTTTTCGATCTGCTTGAGCTTGTCGCCCACCGCTTGCGCCACCGTGCGGCTGTTGGCGCCCACCAGCATCAACGCACTGCCGACCACAGTTTCATAGCCGTTGCGGCTGGCTGCCCCGGAGCGCAGTTCGCCCCCGACCTTGACGACAGCAACCTGGCCGACCGTGATCGGCACGTTCTGCCGTTGCGCAATGACCGCGCGTGAAATCTCGTCCACCGAGCGGATGCGGGCGTCCGCGCGCACGAGATACGACTCGCCCGAGCGCCGGATGTAGTTGGCGCCGACCGAGAGGTTGGCGTCTTCCAGCCCCCGCGCCAGTTCAGCATACGAGATGCCGTAGGCCGCCAGCTTGGCCGCGTCGGGCTCGACCACATACTGCTTGACGTAGCCGCCCAGGGAATCCACGTCGGCCACACCGGGCGTGGTGCGCAGTTGCGGCCGGACGATCCAGTCCTGCACCGTGCGCAGATAGGCGAGCTTGGAGACCTGATCGGTCAGCCGTTCTCCCCGGTCCGTCAGAAAGCTGCCGTCGCTCTGCCAGCCGGGCAGCCCATCCTTGATCGTTGCGCCTTTGCCATCAGGGTGGGCATATTCCACGCTGTAGTGGAACACCTCACCCAGGCCGGTCGATACCGGTCCCATTTGCGGCTCGGCCCCTTCGGGCAGGCTCGGGCGCGCCTGCGCCAGCCGCTCCGACACCTGCTGGCGCATGAAGTAGAGGTTGGCACTCTCCTTGAAGATCACCGTGACCTGGCTGAAGCCGTTGCGCGAGAACGAACGCGTGCTCTCCACACCGTTCAAGCCGGACAACGCGGTCTCGATCGGATAGGTCACACGTTTCTCAACCTCCACC
The sequence above is a segment of the Ralstonia pickettii genome. Coding sequences within it:
- a CDS encoding chromate transporter, which translates into the protein MNTTPSTAPTPPQPHHERPSYTLWQLVLYFVRLGTLGFGGPVALAGYMRRDLVDAKQWITEADYKEGLALAQLAPGPLAAQLAIYLGYVHYRILGATLIGIAFVLPSFLMVVALGWAYVRFGGLTWMQSVFYGVGAAVIGIIAISAYKLTTKSVGKDKLLWAVYLVLAAVTVITESEVAWLFLAGGVLVWFWRAPPKWVRQGKVNALAATPLPAASGIFSSIDWPLLSQIGVFFAKAGAFVFGSGLAIVPFLYGGVVTEHHWLNDKQFVDAVAVAMITPGPVVITVGFIGYLIAGLPGACVAAAGTFLPCYLFTILPAPYFKKYGKLPAILAFVDGVTAAAVGAITGAVIVLAKRSIVDVPTVLLALVTVALLLKFKKLTEPVIVAGAALIGLAVYPLLHH
- a CDS encoding chromate resistance protein ChrB domain-containing protein, which produces MTAPLDSWLLLIVSLPTASATARMRVWRALKALGCAALRDGAYLLPAHAEQAPQLRELADEVVRENGQAWLLHVQAPGPDEAAIYQALFDRTPDYTDWLAELSDARKTLPGLAAAELNRLHRRHARTYEAIRKIDFFPNEASIRAQAQWRDFAGAVTAVQSPGEPHAAAGSIPRRDPAQYQGRMWATRQHLWVDRVASAWLIQRFIDPHARFLWLESPADCPADALGFDFDGATFTHVGDRVSFEVLLASFGLDGNHGLARLGAVVHALDVGGTTVPEAGGFEAILAGARKRLADDDALLTEIGSVLDSLYAHFSGSRKPS
- a CDS encoding CusA/CzcA family heavy metal efflux RND transporter, with translation MIGSILNGAVRLRWLVLFLTAVVATVGAWQLNLLPIDVTPDITNKQVQINTVVPTLSPVEVEKRVTYPIETALSGLNGVESTRSFSRNGFSQVTVIFKESANLYFMRQQVSERLAQARPSLPEGAEPQMGPVSTGLGEVFHYSVEYAHPDGKGATIKDGLPGWQSDGSFLTDRGERLTDQVSKLAYLRTVQDWIVRPQLRTTPGVADVDSLGGYVKQYVVEPDAAKLAAYGISYAELARGLEDANLSVGANYIRRSGESYLVRADARIRSVDEISRAVIAQRQNVPITVGQVAVVKVGGELRSGAASRNGYETVVGSALMLVGANSRTVAQAVGDKLKQIEKTMPPGVVIVPTLDRSQLVVATIETVAKNLTEGALLVVVILFLLLGNVRAATIAALVIPLSLLISAIGMNALGISGNLMSLGALDFGLIIDGAVIIVENTLRRLAERQHREGRLLTLRERLDEVVLSSREMVRPTVYGQLVIFLVFLPCLTFQGVEGKMFSPMVITLMLALASAFVLSLTFVPAMIAVLMRKQVAEKEVRVIAATKQRYRPWLQAAVRRPLPFLGAGALTLALAAVAFAFVGREFMPTLDEQNLNLSSVRIPSTSIDQSVAIDLPLERAVMTLPEVKTVYSKAGTASLAADPMPPNASDNYIILKPKDEWPAGVTTKEQVIERIRQKTAAMVGNNYDVTQPIEMRFNELIGGVRSDVAVKIYGEDLDELAATAQRVAAVLRKTPGAADVRVPLTGGFPTFDIVFDRAAIARYGLTVKEVADTLSTALAGKAAGQVFDGDRRFDIVVRLAREQRDNLDVLGALPVMLPQADGQPRASVPLRQLVQFRFTQGLNEVSRDNGKRRIYVEANVGERDLGSFVDDAAKRIANEVKLPTGSWIEWGGQFQNLQAATKRLAIIVPACFILIAATLYLAIGSAMLTATVLTAVPLALAGGVFALLLRGMPFSISAAVGFIAVSGVAVLNGLVLISAIRKRLKDGMAPDAAVVEGAMERVRPVLMTALVASLGFVPMAIATGTGAEVQKPLATVVIGGLVTATVLTLFVLPALCGLVLRRQARRESGDQGVLEAQP